AAAGATAAATGCCTTGGTTGTCCAAAGCAAAAGGGAATCATGTTTTGGGGCAGATGTCCGATTTTTCGCTGTTGTGTTTATGAAAAAGGATTAGAATCCTGCGCTGTTTGCAGTCAGTTTTTATGTCAGAAATTCCTGGATCAAATCACGACCAGTATTGGGTTATAAGTTTTAATCAAGGGCTTTGGAAAACAGCTCATCAGTTAATGGTGCGGGCTTACCTTCACCATCCCGCTTTTTTTCTTTTCACTATTATCACACCTTTTTCACCGAATCGGAAAAGATAAAAACCAATTTTTAGTGGCCTGAATCTTTTTCGTGATCACCTTGGTAAAAATCTACCGAAATTTTAATATTGAACCTGATTATGCAATAAAACCTGTTTTGGTGATTTCGATTCAAGGTATTTACTACAGAAGTATCTGAGGTTGGGGAGGCTTGTCTATGAATGAAATCGAGGTAGAAGGCAAAGGCGGGAAGTTCGAAGTTAGCTGCTCATATATGGAAAGAGTTTTCTATGATTTATTTTATCCTCAAAAACCTTTGTTCTTTCCCCGGAAGAGAGGATGGTATCCTTTTACCAATGTCTATGAATTGAGCTCTGAGGTCATTATCGAAGTGGAATTGGCAGGACTCAGCCAACGTGACATTCAGATCGGGTACAAAGATGATTGCCTTGTGGTCTGGGGGCAGCGGAAGGAGAGAATGAAAGGGGAAAATGTCCTTTATCATCA
This is a stretch of genomic DNA from bacterium. It encodes these proteins:
- a CDS encoding Hsp20/alpha crystallin family protein → MNEIEVEGKGGKFEVSCSYMERVFYDLFYPQKPLFFPRKRGWYPFTNVYELSSEVIIEVELAGLSQRDIQIGYKDDCLVVWGQRKERMKGENVLYHQLEVEYGVFERVIHIPFKIDRDGIRGYYEDGFLTIRLPKECSRKLHESTTTIRVGE
- a CDS encoding DUF3795 domain-containing protein gives rise to the protein MEGQVSTENSDSTSGKISEILEAICGLNCGDCQFYKDKCLGCPKQKGIMFWGRCPIFRCCVYEKGLESCAVCSQFLCQKFLDQITTSIGL